Proteins encoded by one window of Actinocorallia herbida:
- a CDS encoding hydrogenase maturation protease, with the protein MSARGGVLVAGIGNLFLGDDGFGVEVLRRLDPARLPDGVRAADYGIRGVHLAYELLDGTVDTLVMVDAVPLDGPPGTLAVLEVGPDDLGDDDGAAVDAHGLHPLAVLLLLRRLGGSVGRVFVVGCRPESLEEGMGLSATVEAAVDGAVRLVEELVEDLARTGRARTEREEPADA; encoded by the coding sequence GTGAGCGCCCGGGGCGGCGTCCTGGTCGCGGGCATCGGGAACCTCTTCCTCGGCGACGACGGCTTCGGCGTCGAGGTGCTGCGGCGGCTCGACCCCGCCCGGCTCCCGGACGGGGTGCGCGCCGCCGACTACGGCATCCGGGGCGTCCACCTCGCCTACGAACTGCTCGACGGGACCGTCGACACCCTCGTCATGGTCGACGCGGTCCCGCTGGACGGCCCGCCCGGCACGCTCGCGGTGCTGGAGGTGGGCCCGGACGACCTGGGCGACGACGACGGCGCCGCGGTGGACGCGCACGGCCTGCACCCGCTCGCGGTGCTGCTCCTGCTGCGCCGCCTCGGCGGATCGGTGGGCCGCGTGTTCGTCGTCGGCTGCCGCCCGGAGTCCCTGGAGGAGGGCATGGGCCTGTCCGCGACCGTCGAGGCCGCGGTGGACGGGGCGGTGCGCCTCGTCGAAGAGCTGGTCGAAGACCTCGCCCGTACCGGACGGGCGCGGACGGAGCGAGAGGAACCGGCCGATGCATGA
- a CDS encoding hydrogenase maturation nickel metallochaperone HypA yields the protein MHELGLCDAIVAAALKRAGDRRVRAVRVRVTGHPVDPAVIEQGFRLAAEGTLAADAEVDLVQDQAEVRCRTCGETGRADGALGLTTCMTCGGLDVEVTGEEEAFLESITVDQTEGQGEPAGAGG from the coding sequence ATGCATGAACTGGGGCTGTGCGACGCGATCGTGGCCGCCGCGCTCAAACGCGCGGGCGACCGGCGGGTACGGGCGGTGCGGGTGCGCGTCACCGGCCACCCGGTCGACCCGGCGGTGATCGAGCAGGGGTTCCGGCTCGCCGCGGAGGGCACCCTCGCCGCGGACGCCGAGGTGGACCTGGTGCAGGACCAGGCCGAGGTCCGCTGCCGCACCTGCGGCGAGACCGGCAGGGCCGACGGCGCGCTCGGCCTCACCACCTGCATGACCTGCGGCGGCCTCGACGTGGAGGTCACCGGTGAGGAGGAGGCGTTCCTGGAGTCGATCACCGTCGACCAGACCGAGGGGCAGGGCGAACCCGCCGGAGCGGGCGGGTGA